The genomic window CGAAGCAGCAACAGCAGCACTGCTGTAGGCATTAGTGCCGAATGCGGTGTACCCGGCAGCAGGTTGGAAGTGACCCAGGTGACCCGCTGAGACCGCGGACAGTAAAGCAAGGGTTGAAACAATCTGGGAACAAAAGAGTAAATGGAAACTGTAACCTTCTTTCTAAAAATAGGATCGTAAATACATTaatcttttatattataaaagaattgtttcttcaaaataatttcaagaacaaaaagtaatttattgtttcagaTCAAATTGCAAAACGAAATTACTAGATCAAATAACTCACCTTTAGGCCAGCCATGTCGATtgtctaaatatattttttagaacaGTGATGCTTAACCTTAGAATGGTATTGTTTGAATGATAATTCTTCTTTGATTTGCAGCctttttatatggatgatacCCTTTCAAGAACCTTGCTTTGATATGAGCCAGGGCGTATCTAGTGTGAAGAGTTTTTGACACAGGTATTTGGCATTTCATTGAGGCTACCTCCCGCTGGGGCGTCGTCAtcattgttataaatatgagCAAGGAGGTCGATAATGCTAGTGTGAGCTGAACTCTGACACTGTCAACACTCTTTGTTGTTACGACCTTTATTGGATGTTTGTTACAATTGAAGACTTGTACGAACCAGATTACTCTTTCTACAAACACGACCAGAGCATCGCAATTTAGAGAATCTCAGACAGCACGTTTTATCATTTACCCTTAACAATTGTGGCCTTGACAACTGTTTTTGATAACATATACACTTAAAAAAACGAATTATAAGATTCAACGTTGAATCCCAAAAATGAAGCTCGGGCTGAACTTGATTACAAAACGTCACGAATAAGTAGTCTTCTAAGTCAATAACTTAATGTATTTCAGTCATTAAGATTACAATCATTAGATCCAAGTTGAAGTCTTCTAAAGAAGGTATGGGTATTGGTTAAGTTTGACTTAAGCCTCGACAACTTTTGTAGCAAAGTTTTATAAGCTCTATTCGTTAAGTAGTTTTTATATCATGGAAATGCATATCTCaattcataataatatgaatttcTACAAATTCAttgcacaaatattattatttgtctgTCTTACAAGCATTTCAGAGAATCGGGCTTGTCAGCCTTCAACGAATTTGTCAGAAAACAATCGtcaatatagatatttttggCTTCTCGAATCTTTGAGATATAAATTTGCAATTTTGCCGTTACAAGATGCTGATTGTCTGTGATTACCCGTGTAGTTAATCATTTTCCTCTAGGAAGACGTTAGTTTTACAAACGTAAATGACTACTGAATCCTACCTAGGGATAATGtgttgccgggtaactgggttggtcaggacagtcgttccttgtaaaacacggTTACTCAGGTTCATCTGTTTTGCctggaatccgaccccaacatagttggtaaaaggcccGGAAGATAATAATGACGTAAATTATGAATAGTAGGTTTACGTCATATTGCGATATtgcacaaacaataaaactagcctatcaaaatacaaaatattaggCACTCAAATTATTCAACTATTGTATTGTGTTACACTCGGTTACTAGAATTTCGGTACATGCAAACACACAGTATTTATTAACTTAAAATCATAACGttcattttggaaatataaaatgatgaattATTCAGTCAATCAAATATGCAGAATTTGTTTCGGGTTGATTTTTCAGTACGTTTATTGATTGTATTTATTgcgttattttttttcaatttcattcaatgtatttattgttcAAGCGTATAGTTTCTCGTGAAAGTTTTGAACCGGGTTGATAAAATAACTAGCCTAAAGTTCTGCCACagatattaatttctattatagaaatatttttggaaaggcTTTAACGCCCTAGTTGCTGCTGGAACTATCGATTTGTAGGACGTTAGCGGATCCAAAAAAAGcacctatttcataaaataactcaTCTGAACAGAAGTGCATGCATTTTTGTCTTTGacaaaaagttttgtatttgAAGGATAACAATATCTCTTCCTACATCAATTACCATTTTCACATTATTGCCTTCTGAGTTTGCAGCTCTGTAGCATGTGAGCACTAATAAATAGTTACATACGTACGTAAATTATGAACTTCAGATGTAGCTCTATAAGTTGGTGATAAACAAACACACTCAGTAGATCTGCAGACACTTCCAGAGCAATatcaatagtttatttttcccTTGCAGTGTTttgcaaaattttctttaaaacgtGTTTCAATTCTCATAGAAACTACAAATACTGAACTTGTACCTATACTGATAACTTGGTGTTACAATACATACCTGCACCTAACTGTTACAAGTAAGTTGTAAGTCTAAATATTtgtcaaatacaaaaaaaactaccaaatcAGAGCATCACTTTCTTTATTCATTAGTAAAGTACATCTTTTCATAAGTATAATAACAGTGAGATAAAATATACCATTCAATAAATAGCAACATTGTTTACGTAATTGTACATAATCTTGATATCACAGTCCATGGCTTGAGGTACAGCATAAGAAAGATGTCAGATACAACATTATTCTTATGCACCGGGTTTCATAGTACGTTTTCAGTAGTAGTTGTTCCTACCGCCGCCGTTGTAAGAACCTCCGtcactgaaaatgaaaaaatacttgATTGTTATGTGAATTCAGTGTTCGATTTTTACATAAAAGCTTTATGATTCTTTATTACTTCAGCATACCTTGTGGATCCATAAGTGGATAACCCTAcacataaataaagattttatatgaAAGGTATCTTTATTTCCCGACAATAGCAGATAAGGTCCTGAGAAATTCTATTCTCGGCTGTCCAATGTCCATATTGTGAGCATTAGGAAAACCGAAaactaaatgtttttaaagaCATAgtagcttataaataaaattgtaatttttttgtaaggTTTTGCATcaaaaaagcatttatttatttattttgccaaaaaatatcatattctacttaggtacataacaatataaagtTTCGATTAGAATAAGTTTATATCGCAATAAATTTATGTTGTACCTGACTATTAATCACTTGACATGCTACCGCATGTCTAGATATCTTTGTACTCACGATGAAGGATGCTGCCTGTTGAACTCAATGGAGCGGAGGATGGCTTCAGGGATGGGTGGCGGGGTGGGGATGTGGGAGCCGGTGGGGTGGAAGCCGTTCTCGTCCGCGGTGTAGGTGAGCGACACCTGCTGGCCGTCAGGGGTGCGGAACGAGAACCCTCCTTCAGCTGTCACTGCGGGGCCTTCGGGCCCCTGGGCCCGAGGGGAGCCACTCTCGTGAGCTGATGTGCCTTCTGGTGTGTCGTAGCTGGAATTGAAATCATAGTCAATCAATATCGATGTAGTTATATCATCAATTGGGGCTGGGGTATTTTTCCGGGGCTGCGAATATAGAGGATAGTTGAAAGTTACACTGCTCTAATACACAAAGGGTTTAAAAAAGGCATGTAAAGGTAATAATCATACGAACTAACTAGTGAATAAAAGGCTACATAGTTTTGATAAACCATTCAGTTAAAAGGTTCAATTCGGATTGTGACATCGTTATGGTACAAATTACATAAAGTTTATGTACAAGTACACATGTAGCTATGTACtcaaaatgtgtaaaaaaagCGCCACACTCTAATATTTGCAGATCGTTAACCTCCTGTTCCAATAAAACATGGTATTGAATTAAACTCTCTATCACAATTTATAGGCACTTCTCACAAATCGTCAGTCGCACGCGGTGTACTAGAATTTTAATGATAACACATAAGTTAAAAGTTTCCCACGGTTACCTAGGAATGCTATCTATATCTGCCATTATCAAGAAGATCGCTATAGGTAAGGCTTAGGTTAGACTGCCATCTATACGTATAAGCCTTATCTTGCATCTGAGCTAATTTTTCAGACTgtccaagtattttttttaaatgggtGAAAACATTAACTTTTTTCAGTAACTGCCTTTTTAATAGCGTTCAGTTTTATAAGACTGATCGAAGAGAAATTTTAAAGTTCAATGTCTAAACTTAGGTATCCTATTTACACATTACCTACGACAACGATTGCCATATAGGAGTATCGTGTATAAACTAtgcaataacataataatatctgCAAACCACTTAAGACCTACAAATCCAATTACAACAAACCAATACAATAGCAATAGATATTTAGATAAACGCTATTCAGACATTTAGGCAACAAATTTGACATTACCTGAAGCGATAGTTCCCATCGCCGTTGTTAACATTTTCGAAGTGGAAGGGCGTGGCATCGTAGCCTGCGCGGGCGCCGCCGTAGCCCGTGGGCACTAGGTGGTCTAGCCGAGCGGCGTGTACGCAGCTTACTGCTGCTATGCAAACGAGCAACTGAAAtcattttgaaattcgaatgtgagggcttttgtttgttttttctttgtcaTGTTATGATGAACATGATGAGGTTGGGTGTTAGGATAGTCAGATAATCCAGGTTATGGAAAATAATGTTTGATAGCTTTTTTTAGGGTACGCGATTTTTGTGGGATAGCAAACAACAATAAATCGTTTTACTTTATCCTTAATTGCTTTAGGTCTAAGACAGGAAAATTACTCGCTATTTTTACAATTCCTAATATTAGTTGAAATATTCCCAAGTCACAGAGAAAGTCTggtatttcaatattatagGTATGGGATGGATATTACAGGTAGGTTATCTTTTTTACATCTCGGTAAGGGGGTATAACATTCTTTTCAGGATTACAACTTTGTACAAGTTGGAGTATAGTCATTGCAAAAGGACATAACACTGGTTAAATTAGGGCTAAATGGtgaacaataaattaaagtgTTATTCCAAAGTGGCCCCAATTCGAGCTGACACTAGGAAACATAGATATTAATATCTGGGCTGAAGTTTACTGAAGGTATAAGTGAtagcaatttaattaataacccTATATCGTCATAGCTAAAATTAGAATATGTGAGAATTTTCTGGACAGCTTACTCATCATTTCTTTAGGAATAACATCAGTACAATCCTGCATAAAATTTATTTGgcctgttttaatttttttatcagcttTACTTTTTTACAATGATAAGAGTCAAGAAGAAAGTTAAATAACAAAGCTTTTTGTACATTGTTATTCTGCTCGCATTTTTGatgcacatattttttttcgactataaaatattttttcttaaatattttaggtatatctaatgcaatttttgtttttcaagtgCACGGAACAACTTAAAAACCTCTTTAATCCAAAGTGGTTATAAAAAAAAGCTCCACAACAAAGCACACCGAAAACTAAAACCGCCAAAGTCCATATTCAGCATAATTTCTGCATATCATCTGATAACCCACAAAAGGACTCTCTTATCAGGACCATTAAAGGTGAAGCCTCAAAACAATGCCGCCCTCACGAAGAACTAAAAGCTGAACAAAAGCCTTAATAAAACAATTCCTTACCAATTTCGTCATAGTGTTCAAGATATTCGTGTAGATATTGTCTATAGCGGCGCCGGCGTCGGAATACGGATCGCAGGGATGTTCACGTTTTATATCTGCGTAGTTTGCCCTTTGCGCAGGTTGCCTCACCTTGCTCGTATTGTAGTTTAGGCGGGCGCAAATTACGAGAGGTCAGCTGTGTGCTATGTATGATCTGTGGTGCTTGTCAGATGTTGAACGCGGTCTATGGCATAGCAGTATTGAAATAAGGACtatgtcataatttatttacggTACATTATGTAGAGCTGGTTGAATAGTGTGATTCACTAGCTGGTCCCCGGGCCGCCACCAGTGTCCTGGGGAAGCTATTTCGCGGCCAGATTAAAAAGTATCCACGATAAATGGTCTATATGAAACTGAAAAACAACAATCAATCCTGTAGTTCCTAATATAAGCAAgtttaagtaaacaaacaaactgttcagctttataatattaacgtAAATGAAaagagtattttatttcatacaacTAAACTAACGTTTAAAGTTCTTTGTATTTTCCAATAACCCCTAACAAGTTATACCTAACCAACCAAAACGCAAAAGCAATATCCATCTGTATTCATGATACATaaccacacatacatacaagtcAATGACCCACTAATCCAGTTTATATAGATCTCAATCAACGTCCTGGCTTCCTCCAAGaccatacatacctacctacatacatacatatctaccTAGATTATCCTATTCCTGGTCATCTAGAATAGTTCGCCCACGCACTGTGTAAgacattatatacatatatgtatattgagTACATATAACGTCGCATACATTACCAAACAATGCAATGTAATTATCAGAAATGTCAGAGTAATTTGTGATTTTGATTAAGACGAAAATCTAAATTTAATTATAGAAGCAATTACGTTTAGAGCTTGCCTAAGctgttaaataatgtttaggaAGCTGTTACATGCAGTAAGTTActacaagttattttttaagttttaatatttaccaaaaatGTTGTATACAACCGTGCTATCAATACGTGTTTTCAATTAATGtcattaaataagtaattgtcGATCTCAAATATGATTCTTTCTATATAACTACGTAGGTATCAGTTTCTATTTCATTTTCCttattacatacaataatttGATAGCTATTTGAAAAGATAGTTGATTGGACgagcaaatatttttcctaacaaaTATAAATGGCCACGAATTGAGTAAATGTCGGGAAATGTATGAAACGTTGGGGTTATTGACATTGCTAACGATATATAATATCGGGCCTAGATGGGGTTTTCCTGTAATACTTAACATAAGACCCTATTCACTAAATAAAGAAGGGCCTTTTTCTGAAGAATTTCAGgaagtaggtatatctactGAATTATTCTTTGTTAaaacttcttttttaaattgattgatgattatctttttaaaaagtCCAATAAATACGGAAGAAgcagtcattaaaaaaaagttctgCAAATCAGGATTTAACTAAAATGGTAACAGGAATTTTGTAGCAGGAAAACTGCAATGGTTTACGGAAAATCATCGCACTTTCATAGATCCGCTAATTCATGATACGATGATAATCCTGCAATTTAGAATAATGTGACAGGATTTAGATAACAATACCAATTTAGCGCTCGATTTTATCTGCATAAATCCCAGATGATAAATCCAGTATACAATAAATATGTGTACTGCGTAGTAAACTAGGATAACATCCTAATTCCGTGAATTTTATGGTAGCTTATGGCAGGCATTTATGGTATCGTAATTTACTCTACTATGCatgtatagatgttttattttgtacccGTTTGTAAGCCATACTTGAGTATGTGAACATAGTTACATGCACATTGCACATAGTCTTTGTATGTATTAACTCGGAAGCTTTTAGCATTGGCCGAGTCACTGAGTCCAATTGACAggttgtacagtcaacttcagatcagtggtaccagtttaaggtgcatgacagttaccattgatgtgcggtctactgtacaatTACATGCACAGGCTCACCagctttcgtgaaataaaatatccgtttaagatgtttttaaaacaaatcgCTATCGCTTATGAATTGCActgttgcaaaatattttgcGAACAAAGTGCCGAGATGGTCCACCACGCCCCCAACAATGCAAGGTGACGATGTTAactatatcaaaatattataaaattgctATCGTTGTAGTTTCACTGTAATAAGATTTATAAcagaactaaaaaaaaatcaaaactattaatatttaaatgctacttacttatttttaggTGCGGTACCAAACTGAACTATGTGATTCAAGGATTTTCGATAAATGCGATTTTATCAGTTGTATTTCAGGTCTGTTCGAATAAGACACTTTACagataaaactattattttttcttaagtaCTCGAAAGCTAATGTCCTTAATTAATTCTAAACATTACGTATATGGTACTAGCAGAGCAATAAAcctacttaagtacctacatccACGGACATTCCTCAAATATAACGCCTACCTATTGATATAAGAAACCGAATTCGATTATCAACTTATTCGATTATACGATTCTACGACATTTTTTAGGCCTTATTAAATGGTCGAGCGAGGCAACACGAAAAATCGCGAAAATCTAGAAACAAATAGGTACGCTGCACTCTGAGATTGGAAaattaattgtctttcttttacATTGACCGATGTAAACCCACAGGACATCAGATGCATGCAACCCAATTAGATAGGAAATCAAAGTGCTTTTTTCAAAACGAGTTTCAGAAGAGTTTCAAAGGTGGTGTAAGGAGGGTTGATTGAATGACTGAATGAAACCAATATGTGGCCATTTGCATAATgacattgaataaattaatatgaaacattttactACATCATTTTTATACTTATGTCAATTTACATCCATTTGATTACAGTGGCAACATATTGAAAAGACTGTTAACGGAATGGTATCGGAGAAAGCAGGAGATATAAATTACATAACCTTTTTCTTGAAGACAGATTATGACAAAGACTCtcaaaacagacagacataacTTTAGCTCTATCCAGggcaaaggaaaataaataaagcctaaCATCTTAATAGCGGAGGCGTTCACAATACAAAGGATCGTTTACCTTTAGAAACACATTTGTCGAACTCACACAATATCGAGAGTTGAATTCAAAACGCAATATTAATGCGCCGCTCATGCCAACGATTTGGATCTTGTATAATTTAACATTCGCTGAATATTTGTATCTGTTTGTTTATAGGCGTTTATCCTTATCGTGTAATGGAATGTGAAACGTTTGGATATGTTTGGGAAATATTACAGGCGTCACGAGGGATGTTTGGCAATATTTTATGCGTGTAACGGAATCACGGTTGGTGTTATAAAAGGTTGAGGTGTTGGGTGGCACCGCAGTAGGTCATTGGAAATGATAGACATGATACGCAAACCTTTTTTCGTTGTTGTGatgctatatttatttttaaagcttttcatgTTTTCTATTTTAGGCACTATGAATaaacatttaggtatttatCGGCCTTTGAGTATTATTTAACTCTTTAACATCTTTACTCTCTGTTATTTGATTACCAACCTTCAAATCTTGGCAGTAGCACCAATATGGCGGAACGAATGGCGGACATATTGCCAAAAACAAAGGACAGTCGTTAacttataacaatataattcaGAGAATCAGCATTAAGGTGACATGTTCGTGTTATTAATAGAAACTTCATAGTACCTCCGTCAAAACTGTGTTTAGAATAGCCGTCAATGGTTGTCGATATCAAGATATATGTTGACAATGAATCTACTATCTCGTCACATAATATTATCTACGAACAAGTCTATGGAATAGAAGGTAAAGTAGGTTTTGTTCTTGTTTTCAATAGCATTTCTTATTCTTtcaatatgtattatgtatgaaCTGTTTTCAAATACAGAACGTTCTATAAACATCATGCTCATGAAcccacatttaattttattcatacttGATTTTTTACATGATTAGAATGTAAACTATTTGCAGCTATAGCGGCTGAATCGCTTTCAGTGTGAAACTCATTTcaacttctaattttatttaaatatgtacgaAGCAAACAAGGTTGAGCTTTTCCCACAGGTAAACTGATGATTAAGAGATAAGTTTAAGTTGTAAACTGGTCGGGCCGAAACAATCGCGTTAGGAAATCCCTTAACTTTCAAGCAAAAGTATCTACTTCACGTCAATTTTCAGGGCAAACCTGTAGCTTTAGGTATGATCTCAACAATATCAGAAATTCAGtccatttcaattcaatttcctATTTCCGCCTGCCGCACACAGTTACAGCATTTCATACAAGCGGATTTTCCTCTCGGTTTTTCTGAGCAATAAAGCTTCGTTCGTTCAAGCGGGTTCATGCGTATacgattaataaaaaaacaattgtaaacAAATACTGGTCTCAACAAGCCTAACCCACGCGATAGATTTCTTCCACCCGGTGTCACTTTGTTCCTACGCGCAACTAAAATCTGACAAATTTAAAAGCAAGCATCTTTTTAAAGCTAAATAGTATTGGCTTTCTATATTCTTCTATTCAACAGTGATATCATCATGATTCAGTAACAAGTACAAACCGAACCAAACTAACTTATTGAGGCTTAGAGTACATCTTTGTTGATGCGAATATATTCGCTAGGCACTTTGCCAAAACTAAACAactaggtaataaaataaaattgctaatCGAACATCGTGTTTGTGGAAGTTTTAACGGCGGACAAGAGTTGTTGTCTGACGCACATGATCATTCGGTAGATGTAGTATCATGTACGGAAAAAACAAATCAGATTGTGTTTACGAGGTACGATAGGTAAGTGGGTACTTCGAAGCTTTCGTTGCTTCTGTTAGTTCGAGCGTACTAAGAATCGCAAATCATTTGTGTATTTTcagggttccgtacctaaagAGAAAAACGGGACGTTTTAAGACTTGGCTGTACGTGAGATAGTTAATTCTTTTACAGGCGATGTATCTGTTGCCACTGTAGTGGtagcaataaattaatacagCAAAGACTGAATActagaataaaatgaatattatttatactctatgattttaattattgaaaatttaagtaccttatgttatgaataaaatataaccaataataataaaaaaataatgtatatgtataaaagacTACATTTATCTAACAAGACATAGACAGCACGCACTTTCTCTATTTAGGACCTAACATGACAGACCTTCAAATATATCCCGACCGCATCCGACAGCGTCAGAAACCGGATGCGGTCGGATACAATGAAACCTCAAGCTTAAGCTAACATCAATCTGGTTTTACTACTATAAATCTATACGGGAATTAAGAGACAAGAGATATGTTAAAGCAAGACTTTTCTTCCgatagatgtttttttttttgttgtatcaGAATTAACAATTGGGGATTTCTATTACTTCATCATCAATAGGAATAGACTTCTGAGGCTTTCATTAAGAAGCTGGGTCAAGGAGCTGATTCAGAATttcagaaggcagtaagtaCTCCTTGGTGAGGCGTGTATAGTTATGAAGTTCATCTCTCTGGAACCTTATCCATCCAAGTTATCTTAGAACCTTTTCCCGGTATTATCGATAAACTATACTTAGTacgttttctttttcaaaaaatattatggtaTGATTGACAGTCTCAATAGACATACCAAAAACAGACTGCTTACTGCCCATTGCAAATAAACTTGATAATTTAGTTTAGTTCAAATTACCACATAGAAGCAGTCCAGTTTAAGCacaattttaatttccaaagtAACATTATCTTCAATTCAATTAATGTTAGACGATAAAGTTAGTATAACAACTTCTATGGCTATCAACGTCAgtactatgtacctacttatgtaacaGGCTCAGCTTAGTACCGCAAGTAACGGCCTACTTCGTTTACAACGCAGGTAATTGAAATTATTCAGTTTAATGGCAAATGTCAACTAGTAGATTAAAGCAATTGCTacagaaaataattaagtacatcTCTATAAACACGCGAACGACCTACGGTTGCTTAATAATCCTCTATTATTCCCCTTATGAGAAGAATCTTTTGAAAAGCAACACgaattattttgtcaaaaccCAAACCCAAGGTTCcttttttcaaagtcaaagtcaaagctctttaatcTTAATCTCTTTAATCTTTACAGATATTTTTGCGAAGTTGCACCCACCAACCAGCGATTAACGAAAATATGcagtttaataaaacatttcacattaacaaaataaatattcaatttcaagTAGCCAATTTCGTTGCAATCGACTGAAAAGAAGAAAGAGGTACTTTTTCCCCTAGTCATAATGGCGGGCAAACATTTCGCATAGCCGACACGCTGTCCAGTAGGATCGAGCGACGACCTTCGACCCAGTGTGCGAGTGTGCGCGCACGCATATCGCTACTACCGCCGACCTAAATTGATGCCTCGAAACCATACGTCAAGTCATTATGACCGCCCCACTGAAATATTGCGATGACACATTTAATGCCACAAAGATTTGCCATATTCTGTTCTGAGTCAGTCGGCCTCGCTAATCCATCGATACGCTCAATTCTACGTACACAAGAAGTATTTCACTGTATACGTTACGTATATTTTGGACTGTTGCTTGCTGATATTGATCAGTATACACTGAAAAGGTCAGTGAATGTCCTTCTGGAGCGACTCTTCCTacaattgtaaattaattgattGCTGTTTACTTGTCATGATAACATGTagagtacactgcaaactttaaggcGGCCGATAGATTgcttgggcttataaatcagtaagaagatgaatggtagaacGCACCttgcaaagatcaggtattttatatttagccaTAACAGACAGAATCTTTTA from Helicoverpa armigera isolate CAAS_96S chromosome 2, ASM3070526v1, whole genome shotgun sequence includes these protein-coding regions:
- the LOC110377106 gene encoding pupal cuticle protein 20, with the protein product MTKLLLVCIAAVSCVHAARLDHLVPTGYGGARAGYDATPFHFENVNNGDGNYRFSYDTPEGTSAHESGSPRAQGPEGPAVTAEGGFSFRTPDGQQVSLTYTADENGFHPTGSHIPTPPPIPEAILRSIEFNRQHPSSDGGSYNGGGRNNYY